A window from Bacteroidales bacterium encodes these proteins:
- a CDS encoding RluA family pseudouridine synthase, translating into MHKNDTILKVDENIELMPFLFLKFPGKNRDNIKSLLRNKQVWINNKSVSQFNHKLVKDQEVVIRWARESDLPPDKYLNIVFEDDYLIVIEKKPGLLSVSDGHEHITAHAILTDWVKKTNESARVYIVHRLDQYTSGLLMFTKTEEVQNIFRENWKSYINERVYTAVVEGEVRRNQGTISSYLSENKALVMISGKDPSKGKLAITKYNVLEKNQRYSLVQLQLETGRKNQIRVHMQDIGHSVAGDRKYGARSNPVGRLCLHATVLALKHPVTGESLKFESKIPAEFLKLFAR; encoded by the coding sequence ATGCACAAGAATGATACCATATTAAAGGTAGATGAGAATATTGAACTCATGCCCTTTTTGTTCCTGAAATTTCCCGGAAAAAACAGGGACAATATAAAATCCCTTCTCCGTAATAAGCAGGTTTGGATAAACAATAAATCGGTATCGCAATTCAATCACAAGCTGGTTAAGGACCAGGAGGTCGTTATCCGCTGGGCAAGAGAATCGGATTTGCCGCCAGACAAATACCTGAATATTGTTTTTGAAGATGATTACCTGATTGTGATTGAAAAAAAGCCCGGATTGTTATCTGTTTCTGATGGACATGAACATATTACGGCACACGCCATTCTTACGGATTGGGTGAAAAAAACAAACGAGTCTGCCCGGGTTTATATAGTCCACAGGCTTGATCAATATACCTCCGGCCTGTTAATGTTTACAAAGACTGAAGAAGTACAGAATATTTTCCGCGAGAACTGGAAATCCTATATAAACGAGAGGGTGTATACTGCAGTAGTCGAGGGTGAAGTAAGGAGAAACCAGGGAACCATCTCCTCATATCTTTCCGAAAACAAAGCCCTTGTAATGATTTCAGGAAAAGATCCGTCTAAAGGCAAGCTGGCCATAACGAAGTACAATGTACTTGAGAAAAATCAGCGGTATTCTTTAGTGCAGCTTCAGCTTGAAACCGGCAGGAAAAACCAGATCCGTGTGCATATGCAGGATATCGGGCACAGTGTTGCCGGTGACCGAAAATATGGGGCCAGATCGAATCCGGTCGGGAGGTTATGCCTTCATGCGACAGTACTGGCGCTTAAGCATCCGGTTACCGGCGAAAGCCTTAAATTCGAATCAAAAATACCTGCTGAATTTCTTAAACTGTTTGCCAGGTGA
- the amrB gene encoding AmmeMemoRadiSam system protein B: MKHSIQIIALLFLILPAANCGKSSSVHLQTDEKNQQVMQHDSLKNRQPAVAGTFYPGSARELTQELQAYFNKATPTKHLNHIVALIAPHAGYVYSGEVAASSFRQLSPDHAYENIFIIGSSHHTSFDGASVYNIGNFITPLGEAKVNIDLANRLVTAHPDVMKSLPDVHREEHSLEVEIPFLQYIYKENLQIVPVLLGTNRIATIRKIADALQPYFGGNNLFVISTDFSHYPDYNSAVTVDKITADAITKNSPDYFIQTLENNESKNIPNLATSICGWTSVMTLLDITSEMKGIRYHEIKYTNSGDVSYGDKSRVVGYNAIAVTGEQKQETAYLNEKEKKVLLHIARVTIEEYLKNGKIPEVTTPDITDKLRTPAGAFVTLNKDNQLRGCIGQFSPDQPLYKVVQEMAVSSATRDYRFPKVKSDELSLIKIEISVLTPMRKIQSVNEIELGKHGIYIKKGNSGGTFLPQVATQTGWSLDEFLGHCARDKAGLGWDGWKDAEIYIYEAYVFGEE, from the coding sequence ATGAAACATTCAATTCAGATCATTGCCTTGCTTTTCCTCATCCTGCCTGCTGCAAACTGCGGTAAAAGCAGTTCAGTCCATTTACAAACAGATGAAAAAAATCAACAGGTTATGCAACATGATTCACTCAAAAACCGACAGCCTGCCGTTGCCGGAACTTTTTACCCTGGTTCCGCAAGAGAATTAACACAAGAATTACAGGCGTATTTCAACAAAGCTACGCCCACCAAGCATTTGAACCATATCGTTGCATTGATTGCGCCTCATGCCGGGTACGTTTATTCAGGCGAAGTGGCGGCCTCCTCATTCAGGCAGCTTTCTCCTGATCATGCCTATGAAAACATTTTCATAATCGGTTCAAGCCATCATACAAGCTTTGACGGAGCCTCGGTATACAATATCGGCAATTTTATTACACCCCTGGGTGAAGCCAAAGTAAATATTGATCTTGCCAACCGGCTGGTGACAGCCCATCCCGATGTGATGAAATCATTGCCCGACGTTCACAGGGAAGAGCATAGCCTTGAAGTTGAAATTCCATTTCTTCAGTATATTTATAAGGAAAATCTTCAGATTGTCCCGGTATTGCTGGGAACAAACAGGATTGCAACGATAAGAAAAATTGCGGATGCGCTGCAGCCCTATTTTGGTGGTAATAATCTTTTTGTAATCAGTACCGATTTCTCACATTATCCCGATTATAATTCGGCAGTCACCGTAGATAAAATTACCGCAGATGCTATTACAAAGAATTCACCGGATTACTTTATCCAAACTCTTGAAAACAATGAAAGTAAGAATATACCGAATCTGGCGACCAGTATCTGCGGATGGACATCGGTAATGACCCTGCTGGATATCACTTCTGAAATGAAAGGTATCCGGTATCATGAGATCAAGTATACGAATTCTGGTGACGTTTCTTACGGGGATAAGAGCCGGGTGGTCGGATATAATGCCATAGCCGTAACAGGTGAGCAAAAACAGGAAACCGCGTACCTGAATGAAAAAGAAAAGAAAGTACTGCTTCATATAGCAAGAGTAACAATTGAAGAATATCTCAAAAACGGTAAAATTCCGGAAGTTACCACCCCGGATATTACGGATAAGCTCCGGACACCGGCAGGAGCTTTTGTAACGCTTAACAAGGATAATCAGCTGAGAGGATGCATAGGACAATTCAGTCCTGATCAGCCTCTGTATAAAGTGGTGCAGGAAATGGCCGTTTCATCAGCTACAAGAGATTACCGGTTTCCAAAAGTCAAATCTGATGAATTAAGCCTTATAAAAATCGAGATATCGGTTCTGACACCCATGCGCAAAATACAATCGGTAAATGAAATTGAGCTTGGTAAGCATGGGATATACATTAAAAAAGGCAATTCGGGAGGAACCTTTCTTCCCCAGGTAGCTACCCAGACCGGGTGGTCTCTGGATGAATTCCTGGGACATTGTGCCAGGGACAAAGCCGGCTTAGGCTGGGACGGCTGGAAAGATGCCGAAATATATATTTATGAGGCATATGTTTTTGGTGAAGAGTAA
- the amrS gene encoding AmmeMemoRadiSam system radical SAM enzyme: MHQYSKRRFLKQAGISFAGLSLARYNAFARSPAFFDQKLWKWSKECMFYESTPRGLKCLICPNECILSEGDESFCRNRVNYHNKLYSIAYGNPCAMNVDPVEKKPFYHFLPGSRAFSIATAGCNFACLNCQNWTISQTSPRKTKNADLMPIVVTDQASASNCRSIAYTYSEPVTFYEYVYDTSAVSRERGIKNILVSNGFINEKPLRHLCKVIDAATIDLKSFDNNTYIRLNAGALQPVLNSLKIYKEEGVWLEISNLVIPQWSDNADMIKKMCDWLYDNGFDQTPLHFLRFQPMYKLTQLPPTPVAVIQKSAEIARQAGIKYVYTGNVPGSEESNTKCPRCKKTVIERMGYTIISNLVKKGSCEYCGEKIAGKWE; encoded by the coding sequence ATGCATCAATACAGCAAACGAAGGTTCCTGAAGCAGGCCGGTATCTCATTCGCCGGGCTCTCTTTAGCCAGGTATAATGCATTTGCCCGTTCTCCTGCTTTTTTCGACCAGAAGTTATGGAAATGGAGTAAGGAATGCATGTTTTATGAATCCACTCCCCGTGGTTTGAAATGTCTTATCTGTCCCAACGAATGCATTCTTTCCGAAGGTGATGAAAGTTTCTGCAGAAATCGTGTAAATTATCACAATAAACTGTATTCCATAGCTTATGGAAATCCTTGTGCGATGAATGTTGATCCGGTTGAAAAAAAACCTTTCTATCATTTTCTTCCGGGTTCAAGAGCTTTCTCGATTGCCACAGCAGGTTGCAATTTTGCCTGTCTGAACTGTCAGAACTGGACGATTTCACAAACCAGTCCCAGGAAAACAAAAAACGCCGATCTCATGCCAATCGTGGTGACTGACCAGGCATCAGCCTCCAATTGCCGGTCAATTGCCTACACCTACTCTGAGCCTGTTACTTTCTATGAATATGTGTATGACACCTCCGCAGTTTCAAGGGAAAGGGGAATTAAAAATATCCTTGTCAGCAATGGGTTTATTAATGAAAAACCCTTACGACATCTTTGCAAAGTAATTGATGCAGCTACAATCGACCTGAAGTCTTTTGATAACAATACCTATATACGTCTGAATGCGGGAGCGTTGCAGCCGGTGCTGAATTCACTTAAGATTTATAAGGAAGAAGGCGTATGGCTTGAAATCTCCAACCTGGTTATACCACAATGGAGTGATAATGCCGATATGATAAAGAAAATGTGCGACTGGCTTTACGATAACGGGTTTGATCAGACGCCTCTTCATTTTCTCAGGTTTCAGCCTATGTACAAACTTACTCAGCTGCCTCCCACCCCTGTTGCCGTTATTCAGAAATCAGCTGAAATTGCCCGGCAAGCCGGAATAAAGTATGTTTATACCGGAAATGTGCCGGGTTCAGAAGAATCGAATACGAAATGCCCCCGTTGCAAGAAAACAGTTATTGAACGTATGGGTTATACTATAATCAGTAATCTCGTTAAGAAAGGATCATGTGAATACTGCGGAGAAAAAATTGCAGGAAAATGGGAATAA
- a CDS encoding RNA polymerase sigma factor: protein MDQQTVNSLISQSINGNQNSFRKLIEHHQPFVYAVAFRMLCNDYETEEIVQETFIRVWKTLERFDTGMQFRTWLYKIAVNLCYDRIRAVKRLSGNHSINDYGSLILNYAGSEDPETTLINKDTALVIRVLTQDLTPKQKVVFTLIELECLPVEEVAEITGLSHEKIKSNLYCARQNIKKLLSLIEEKEMNHVR from the coding sequence ATGGATCAGCAAACGGTTAATTCCCTTATTTCACAGTCGATAAACGGCAATCAGAATTCATTCCGCAAGCTGATTGAACACCACCAGCCGTTTGTGTATGCTGTTGCTTTCCGTATGCTCTGCAATGATTATGAAACAGAGGAAATAGTCCAGGAAACGTTTATCCGGGTCTGGAAAACCCTGGAACGTTTTGATACGGGAATGCAGTTTCGCACGTGGCTGTATAAAATAGCGGTTAACCTTTGTTATGACAGGATCAGGGCGGTAAAACGGTTGTCAGGCAACCATTCAATTAATGATTATGGTTCTTTAATCCTGAATTATGCCGGCTCTGAAGATCCTGAAACCACTCTGATTAATAAGGATACTGCCCTGGTTATCCGGGTGCTTACACAGGATCTTACACCCAAACAAAAGGTGGTTTTCACGTTGATCGAGCTTGAATGCCTGCCGGTTGAGGAAGTGGCAGAAATTACCGGGCTTTCGCATGAAAAAATAAAAAGCAACCTGTATTGTGCCCGGCAGAATATTAAAAAGTTGTTGAGTTTAATTGAAGAAAAGGAGATGAACCATGTCAGATAA
- a CDS encoding efflux RND transporter permease subunit → MDFIIKRRILIAMLFTGVTMLGVFSYRQLPVELFPNTQIPYLFVSVATSMEMDPDYIENQAIIPIEGAIGTLKGVEKIESTIDQQQAFIQISYRQNTDLKFAYLKLLEKIEEVKKNLPSDFYVQALRFDMEMLNNNLMTLQVRGGGGVDRVREVVNRDIYNRLQHINGIANVAVFGGRERTVEIKLKDEICRAYGITAATIRNVISQNSRSRVFSGRVIQSDRMYFVNVTAEYNNLEDISNLVVKSQGSIKLSDVADIRFGFKNEDSYSRVNGKEAVTIQLTRDTQSNMIELSGRVKDEIAALNKDLKYKDVAIVIQNNSADRMERNINQIIHLALVGGLLAIFILWIFLKNIRLVVAMAFAMPISVYTAFNFFYAAGISINSLTLLGMALSIGMLLDNSVVVMENIYRLASRNVNTDKAVIQGTTEVWRSILAGTLTTVMVFLPFAFSKNFMIAILGKHVGVSIVSTLMISLIVAMMLVPMLTHVILKRTKESQAAMFSSISFHNRLIQVYRVILKTCMRNPAATALGALALFFITLLISLGISFIKVQEPEIVELSLYVTMPGGTTLDNTDLMVADAEKRLEKLKEKKDIISQVYEEEAQLTIVLDKNYKKFRNYSIPKIKQEIMNSLSGLEPANFSWDPPPSNRRFGGQGNEGDAGMEDILGIGSKSEKVVIKGEDYDQLVAQANLVKYYLSQLQSVEWANVNIPSSRPEIQLNFDKQIMSLYDIPPATVLSELASFPNEFSTGVKFKQGIDEYDIQVKTEVPQDQTERNLDDLKKLPVKGSNNAQFDLAQISALSFDQGKPIIKRVNQSKQLEIEYSFITQVQDDKDLLENARFEVENTLRSIAMPSGITAEVIHEKQDLADFKFLILAAIILIYMILAAVFESFSKPVVIMFAIPLAAIGSLIALILTGNSLLNANTLTGFVILIGIVVNNGIILLDYSGILVSRGYRPSRSLMMAGLARVRPILITSLTTIIALIPLAMGKAEYVTEVGAPFAVTIIGGLGLSTLLTLVFIPTLNTGIQTSLKWIFGLNWKLLTTIGIVYVAFGFLVFTKVDSLVWKIIDVLLLIILTPASLYFIMNSLRKANEKVIDESESLHIHVRNLVKIYDRDNRFVREWKSGLNIRKRLGLQKTYTSWRDFDSMVWQLPIIGFFIYFIYFYLESGFWYFVLPILLYMMILSLYHPLEIFAKNRETSGKGKRFYRLIRGTSRLLYWVLPIFFMALFYGKYKLIGLLIPTGLIWYLVLMIKVTSDKIYRENVNVNRLQGRFKGIRKAFYKFVLVIPFIGKKKIPFKALKGVSFNIENGMFGLLGPNGAGKSTLMRIICGILEPSYGQITINGIDTKKKREELQGLIGYLPQEFGVYENLTAWEFLNYMGILKKIYNRHEREERIEYVLNAVHMTSHKDEKLGSYSGGMKQRIGIAQILLHLPRILVVDEPTAGLDPRERIRFRNLLVELSRDRIVIFSTHIIEDVASSCNQVAVVRKGELVYLGEPVNMAGKAQGKVWMADMDIDSFEKFKEDHVIIHHMRDGDIIRVRCMSDVCPAEGARSVKANLEDAYLYLLQSDAVSEHQPVML, encoded by the coding sequence ATGGATTTTATAATAAAACGCAGGATATTAATTGCCATGCTCTTTACAGGGGTGACGATGCTTGGCGTTTTTTCTTACCGTCAGTTGCCTGTGGAACTTTTCCCGAATACACAGATACCATATTTATTTGTATCGGTTGCCACTTCAATGGAAATGGACCCTGATTATATCGAAAACCAGGCTATAATTCCCATTGAAGGCGCAATAGGAACCCTGAAAGGTGTTGAAAAAATTGAATCCACAATCGACCAACAGCAGGCATTTATTCAAATATCCTACAGGCAAAACACCGACCTCAAATTTGCGTATCTGAAACTCCTCGAAAAAATTGAAGAAGTAAAGAAAAACCTGCCTTCTGATTTCTATGTCCAGGCCCTCCGGTTTGATATGGAAATGCTCAACAATAACCTGATGACGCTGCAGGTGCGGGGAGGAGGCGGGGTCGACAGGGTTCGTGAAGTGGTAAACCGCGATATATACAACAGGCTTCAGCACATCAACGGAATAGCCAATGTAGCTGTGTTTGGAGGTAGGGAAAGAACAGTAGAAATCAAGCTTAAGGATGAAATATGCAGGGCTTATGGAATAACGGCAGCCACCATTCGCAATGTGATCAGCCAGAACAGTCGCTCCAGGGTATTTTCAGGTCGTGTCATACAGAGCGACAGAATGTACTTTGTTAACGTGACAGCTGAATACAATAACCTGGAAGACATAAGTAACCTGGTTGTAAAATCACAGGGATCGATTAAACTCAGCGATGTGGCCGATATCCGTTTCGGGTTTAAGAATGAAGATTCCTATAGCAGGGTTAACGGCAAGGAAGCGGTTACCATACAGCTCACCCGTGACACCCAGTCGAATATGATTGAACTTTCAGGCCGGGTTAAGGATGAAATTGCGGCGCTGAACAAGGATCTTAAATATAAAGATGTAGCCATTGTCATTCAGAATAATTCGGCCGACAGGATGGAGAGGAATATTAACCAGATCATACACCTTGCTCTTGTAGGCGGATTACTGGCGATTTTCATCCTTTGGATATTCCTTAAAAATATACGGCTTGTGGTTGCCATGGCTTTTGCCATGCCTATTTCAGTTTACACGGCTTTCAATTTCTTTTATGCTGCAGGCATTTCAATTAACAGTCTTACACTGTTGGGAATGGCTCTTTCCATTGGAATGCTCCTTGATAACAGCGTTGTTGTAATGGAAAACATTTACCGGCTGGCATCACGCAATGTGAACACCGACAAGGCAGTTATTCAGGGAACCACCGAAGTATGGCGATCCATACTGGCCGGTACCCTGACGACAGTGATGGTTTTCCTTCCGTTTGCTTTTTCTAAAAACTTTATGATTGCCATTCTTGGCAAACATGTCGGCGTTTCCATAGTATCAACGTTGATGATTTCACTGATTGTGGCTATGATGCTGGTTCCAATGCTTACTCATGTTATCTTGAAGAGGACAAAGGAAAGCCAGGCAGCCATGTTCAGTTCCATTTCTTTCCACAACCGGCTGATCCAGGTTTACAGGGTGATCCTGAAAACCTGTATGCGAAATCCGGCAGCTACAGCTCTTGGCGCACTCGCTTTATTTTTTATTACCCTTTTAATAAGCCTTGGAATAAGTTTCATAAAGGTGCAGGAGCCTGAAATTGTCGAACTAAGCCTGTATGTCACCATGCCCGGAGGAACCACACTCGACAATACCGATTTGATGGTTGCCGATGCGGAAAAGCGGCTTGAAAAATTAAAAGAAAAAAAGGATATAATTAGCCAGGTATATGAGGAAGAAGCACAACTTACTATTGTGCTGGATAAGAATTATAAAAAGTTCAGGAATTATTCCATTCCGAAGATCAAGCAGGAAATCATGAACAGCCTGTCTGGACTTGAACCGGCTAATTTCAGCTGGGATCCTCCTCCGTCTAATCGCCGGTTCGGCGGGCAAGGCAATGAGGGAGATGCCGGTATGGAAGATATCCTGGGCATAGGAAGTAAATCGGAAAAGGTGGTTATTAAAGGCGAAGATTATGACCAGCTTGTAGCACAAGCTAACCTTGTAAAATATTACCTCTCGCAGCTGCAATCGGTTGAGTGGGCGAACGTCAATATCCCTTCTTCAAGGCCTGAAATTCAACTGAACTTCGACAAACAGATCATGTCACTGTATGACATACCGCCTGCCACTGTTCTGTCAGAGCTTGCGTCATTCCCGAATGAATTCAGCACGGGTGTGAAATTTAAGCAGGGAATCGATGAATACGATATACAGGTTAAAACGGAGGTTCCCCAGGACCAGACTGAGAGAAACCTTGATGATCTGAAAAAATTACCTGTCAAAGGTTCCAATAATGCACAGTTCGACCTGGCCCAGATTAGCGCTCTCAGTTTTGACCAGGGCAAACCGATTATTAAACGGGTTAACCAGTCGAAGCAGCTTGAAATTGAATATTCCTTCATAACGCAGGTCCAGGATGATAAGGATCTTCTTGAAAATGCCCGTTTTGAAGTCGAAAACACCCTGCGCAGCATAGCAATGCCTTCTGGTATTACTGCAGAAGTAATTCATGAAAAACAGGACCTGGCTGATTTTAAATTTCTGATCCTTGCTGCCATCATCCTCATATATATGATCCTGGCAGCAGTGTTCGAATCATTCAGCAAACCGGTTGTTATTATGTTTGCCATACCGCTGGCAGCCATCGGTTCATTAATTGCCCTGATTCTGACTGGTAATTCGCTCCTTAATGCCAATACGCTTACCGGATTTGTCATTCTTATAGGTATAGTAGTCAACAATGGCATTATTTTACTCGATTACTCAGGGATCTTGGTTAGTCGCGGCTACAGACCTTCCAGGTCATTGATGATGGCCGGACTGGCTCGAGTGAGACCGATTTTGATCACATCTCTTACAACGATTATTGCCCTTATTCCCCTGGCAATGGGCAAGGCGGAATATGTGACTGAAGTCGGGGCGCCTTTTGCCGTTACAATAATAGGCGGACTCGGCCTTAGCACCTTACTAACGCTTGTTTTTATACCTACATTAAATACAGGGATACAGACTTCACTCAAATGGATTTTCGGTTTAAACTGGAAACTACTGACAACTATAGGCATTGTTTATGTAGCTTTTGGATTCCTGGTTTTCACTAAAGTCGACAGCCTTGTCTGGAAGATTATCGATGTGCTGCTCCTTATCATTCTGACACCTGCCAGCCTTTATTTTATAATGAACAGCCTGCGCAAAGCAAATGAAAAAGTAATTGATGAATCCGAATCCCTGCATATCCATGTTCGCAACCTGGTTAAAATTTATGACAGGGATAACCGGTTTGTGCGGGAATGGAAATCAGGTCTGAACATACGAAAGAGATTGGGCCTTCAAAAAACTTACACAAGCTGGCGCGATTTCGACAGTATGGTATGGCAACTTCCCATAATCGGCTTTTTCATTTATTTCATCTACTTCTATCTTGAAAGCGGATTCTGGTACTTTGTCCTACCGATTTTGCTTTATATGATGATCCTTTCATTATATCATCCGCTTGAAATCTTTGCCAAAAACAGGGAAACTTCAGGGAAGGGTAAAAGATTTTACAGGTTGATCAGGGGAACAAGCCGCCTGTTATACTGGGTACTTCCAATATTTTTCATGGCATTATTCTACGGAAAATACAAATTGATCGGATTACTGATACCAACCGGACTGATCTGGTATCTCGTCCTGATGATTAAGGTGACATCGGATAAAATTTATCGTGAAAACGTAAATGTAAACAGGCTTCAGGGCCGGTTTAAAGGCATCAGGAAGGCGTTTTACAAGTTTGTCCTTGTTATTCCTTTTATTGGCAAAAAGAAAATTCCATTTAAAGCACTTAAAGGCGTTTCGTTCAACATTGAAAATGGTATGTTCGGACTTCTTGGTCCCAATGGAGCCGGAAAATCAACTTTGATGAGAATTATCTGCGGAATACTCGAACCCAGTTACGGTCAGATAACAATTAATGGTATTGATACCAAAAAGAAGCGTGAGGAACTGCAGGGATTGATCGGTTACCTGCCCCAGGAATTCGGAGTATATGAGAACCTCACAGCATGGGAATTTCTTAATTATATGGGAATTCTGAAGAAGATTTATAACCGCCATGAAAGGGAAGAGAGAATTGAATATGTACTGAATGCGGTTCATATGACAAGTCATAAGGATGAAAAGCTGGGTTCCTATTCAGGCGGTATGAAACAGAGGATAGGTATTGCCCAGATCCTGCTTCACCTGCCCAGGATACTGGTTGTTGACGAACCTACTGCAGGGCTTGATCCACGGGAGAGGATACGGTTCCGTAACCTGCTTGTGGAATTGAGCCGTGACCGTATTGTCATTTTTTCAACACATATCATTGAAGACGTCGCCAGTTCATGCAACCAGGTGGCCGTAGTGCGAAAAGGCGAGCTTGTATATCTTGGCGAACCGGTTAACATGGCCGGTAAAGCACAGGGTAAAGTCTGGATGGCCGATATGGACATTGATTCCTTTGAGAAATTCAAGGAAGATCATGTAATCATTCATCATATGCGCGATGGTGATATCATCAGGGTAAGGTGTATGTCGGATGTGTGTCCCGCCGAAGGAGCCCGTTCTGTAAAGGCAAACCTCGAAGATGCCTACCTCTACCTGCTTCAATCTGATGCAGTTTCTGAACATCAACCTGTAATGCTGTAA